In the genome of Dichotomicrobium thermohalophilum, one region contains:
- a CDS encoding DUF6352 family protein, with the protein MTGRDFWRSAGLHLTEPDAQGWLRVTPDYLRAYYLRPEIHPIEESCDAERRLFEALMEDPFRNVSEAELEAMADPDARENYRAVLRFREHLTESGTVEGAYLSLFTSGQVNVPPLFLDQMAHLTLRHILRDCDDPFRLRAAEIFFRDQNVNVDEGRVMLADQEIVEMRAQSGAPGQLVLAELSRGGQVEMDVLGEQNQDQYWERSEQFDFVVDFRFGQPAIDAFARVVEAWIRHFLKVEVRVQPRTAIQNEDWRWHIGLDTQATALLNALYRGETLEPDAEARIIALFDMRIPDETVVLEQARGQPIHLAMAMTPDKRLKMKPQNLLFNLPLISKN; encoded by the coding sequence ATGACGGGTAGGGATTTCTGGCGCTCTGCCGGCCTGCATCTGACCGAGCCGGACGCGCAGGGCTGGCTGCGCGTTACGCCGGACTACCTGCGCGCGTACTATCTGCGCCCGGAGATCCACCCAATCGAGGAATCGTGTGATGCCGAGCGCCGTCTCTTCGAGGCGCTGATGGAGGACCCGTTCCGGAATGTCAGCGAGGCTGAGCTGGAGGCGATGGCCGACCCGGACGCGCGCGAGAACTACCGTGCGGTCCTGCGCTTTCGCGAGCATCTGACCGAGTCGGGCACGGTGGAGGGCGCTTATCTCTCGCTGTTCACGAGCGGGCAGGTGAATGTGCCGCCGCTGTTTCTCGATCAGATGGCGCATCTGACCCTGCGGCACATCCTGCGTGACTGTGACGATCCTTTCCGGCTGCGCGCAGCCGAGATTTTCTTCCGGGACCAGAACGTCAATGTCGACGAGGGCCGGGTTATGCTCGCGGATCAGGAGATCGTCGAGATGCGCGCGCAGTCCGGCGCGCCGGGTCAACTCGTGCTGGCGGAGTTGTCGCGGGGCGGGCAGGTCGAGATGGACGTGCTCGGCGAGCAGAACCAGGATCAATACTGGGAGCGCTCGGAGCAATTCGACTTCGTGGTCGATTTCCGTTTCGGCCAGCCGGCCATCGACGCTTTCGCCCGCGTGGTCGAGGCTTGGATCCGCCACTTCCTGAAGGTCGAGGTCCGCGTTCAGCCGCGCACGGCAATCCAGAACGAGGACTGGCGCTGGCATATCGGGCTGGACACGCAGGCCACGGCGCTTTTGAACGCGCTTTATCGCGGCGAAACGCTGGAGCCGGACGCTGAAGCGCGGATCATCGCCCTCTTCGATATGAGGATCCCGGATGAGACCGTTGTTCTGGAGCAGGCGCGCGGCCAGCCGATCCACCTGGCCATGGCTATGACGCCGGACAAGCGCCTGAAGATGAAGCCGCAGAACCTGCTGTTCAACCTGCCGCTTATCTCGAAGAATTAG
- a CDS encoding DUF6505 family protein — translation MKFARTIRFDNSDDNVFPQAAQPGEWAISGAFAFADLPPDALIGKERQAFANGFLGLSSFGRSTFVVAATITPEQLEAAESVLARHLLSEYGAPNLAAALEAAREETAFISDLCAEVRPGVIFAVSRSVNEAGEIEESFRKIDQPQSAPLVPTQIWGIESDDG, via the coding sequence ATGAAGTTCGCGCGCACGATTCGCTTCGACAATTCCGACGACAACGTCTTTCCTCAGGCCGCGCAACCGGGCGAGTGGGCGATTTCCGGCGCTTTCGCCTTCGCGGACCTGCCCCCGGATGCACTGATCGGCAAGGAACGGCAGGCTTTTGCGAACGGGTTTCTGGGTCTTAGCTCGTTCGGCCGCTCGACCTTCGTCGTTGCCGCAACGATCACGCCGGAGCAGCTCGAAGCGGCCGAGAGCGTGCTTGCGCGCCATCTGCTCAGCGAATACGGCGCGCCGAACCTCGCCGCTGCCCTCGAAGCCGCGCGCGAGGAAACGGCCTTCATCAGCGACCTCTGCGCCGAGGTACGCCCGGGCGTCATCTTCGCGGTGTCGCGAAGCGTCAACGAGGCGGGCGAGATCGAGGAGTCGTTCCGCAAGATCGACCAGCCGCAGAGTGCGCCGCTGGTCCCCACGCAGATCTGGGGTATCGAGAGCGATGACGGGTAG
- a CDS encoding biotin/lipoate--protein ligase family protein — translation MVHTEIEFPPLLTGHPFPATEPPMRVACEGAAAGRFGAGDVIWSLEEAHAGLAIVLEPDVPLTRALEMVPLGVVACGDCLAALAPPKVAITFGWPGLIYANDGAVAQVSVAVDRAATEDSVPQWLALGLEVRLTQRPGEPEPGNDPSVTTMAEEGCPELTAEQLIESYSRHFLTWLDTWNTEGFAPIHNAWEQRADHRERTFADAGGGAGVTGAFVGLDEHGNLILKRDDGKHVSLRLLDAAARWPEETALQ, via the coding sequence ATGGTGCACACGGAGATCGAGTTTCCGCCGCTTCTGACCGGCCATCCTTTCCCCGCCACCGAGCCGCCGATGCGCGTGGCGTGCGAGGGCGCTGCGGCCGGGCGCTTCGGTGCCGGCGACGTGATTTGGAGCCTGGAAGAGGCGCATGCGGGCCTGGCTATCGTGCTGGAGCCGGATGTCCCGCTGACGCGGGCGCTGGAGATGGTCCCGCTCGGCGTGGTGGCTTGCGGAGACTGTCTCGCCGCGCTTGCCCCGCCCAAGGTCGCCATCACCTTCGGCTGGCCGGGCCTGATTTATGCCAATGACGGGGCAGTCGCGCAGGTCAGTGTCGCGGTGGACCGGGCTGCCACCGAGGACAGCGTCCCGCAGTGGCTCGCCCTAGGGCTTGAGGTGCGTCTGACGCAGCGTCCGGGCGAGCCGGAACCGGGCAACGATCCGAGCGTGACCACGATGGCCGAGGAGGGCTGCCCGGAGCTTACAGCCGAACAGCTCATCGAATCCTATTCCCGCCACTTCCTGACCTGGCTCGACACCTGGAACACCGAGGGCTTCGCGCCTATCCACAACGCCTGGGAACAGCGCGCCGACCACCGAGAGCGGACGTTTGCCGATGCCGGTGGCGGCGCTGGGGTGACGGGCGCTTTCGTTGGACTGGACGAGCACGGCAACCTCATTCTCAAGCGGGATGACGGCAAGCATGTCTCGTTGCGTCTGCTGGACGCCGCCGCGCGCTGGCCGGAGGAGACGGCGCTGCAATGA